Sequence from the Gloeocapsopsis dulcis genome:
GTAAATTAGGCAGATCAACATGACAAGAATGGCAAAGTTTTTCTTGCGGATAGGAAGATGAAATTTGTTGCGCCCAAGCGGGAATTTGAGGTGTACCGCCACCTATGGCGAGAATGACTCGTCGTGCAACAATTGATTGATCGTTGTCCAACCAGAGACGAAATCGCGATCGCAAGTTGTGTTTAATTGGTTCAATACGAACAACTTTAGCGGTGACAATGTGCTGTTGTAATGACCAACGGCGGATTAATTCTTGGCAAAAATCTTGAAATAATAAGGTTCCTGGAAGATCGTATGGGGGGTAGAGTTCGTGCGATCGCGATTGGGCAAATTGTCTTAAAGCAAAAGGATTGGGATCGGGATGATGTACCGCAGGCGATCGCAAATGCGGAATCTCAAATGCGGCAAATTGATTTTGCCATTGTTGCATCCAAGTTCCACTGGGATCAAAGACTAATAACCGCTGACGTAGCTGCTGGCGTTTTTGCAATAAGTGCGTCACTACAGTCATTGCATGAGGTCCCGCACCGATGACTGCGATATCTGTGTTGTGAGGTAGTAAGGTTGCTACCATACTCAATGTCAATTTGTGTCATAATTCTTATGCAATGATAATCATTATCATGTTGTGAAGCAATTAATTACTGCTGTGGCTGGTCTTCCTGGGGTAGGAAAGACAAACTGGATTCGCCAGCAATTGACTCAACAACCAACTCTGTATTTTTCGCCAGCAACGCGGATTGGCATTGACCAAACTCGTTTAGCAGCGGAGTTTCCTCATATGCAATTTTTAGCTGACGATCAACAGGCACAATTGGGTAGTTTCCTTGCTTCTGGAGTTAATGCTTACTTGGAGTTAGGGTATCACTTAGACTTAGCCCAAATAGCGCCGATTCTTGATACTCTCAACTGTCATCGCGTGGCGATCGTTCCTGCTGGAATGCAAGAAACTTCTGATTGGGAGGAATGGGCTGATGAGATGATTACAGGTTCATCAGGTGCGATTGATGCAAATTCGTTATGGGTTGCGAATACGACAGGTCATGTTATCGATCCTGATAGTTTAGAGGTTTTTTGGTATGAACTGACTCAAGGGGCTTACGGTACAGTATCGCGTGCTAAAGGAATTTTTGAACTGGTGGATGGGTTATCAGTTTATGGCGACTTTGTTGCAGGGCTACAGCCGCAGGATTTTGACGAGTTAAATTTACCACGTTGGCTCGAAGGAAGACCGCAACGATTGAGTGGAATTGAGGTTTGGGGAAATCAATTAGATGAAGCTGCGATCGCCCAAACGTTTCAAGATTGTTGTTTATCGGATGCTGTCATTCACCACTACCAACAACAAGTAAAAGAAATACTATCTCAGGAGGCTATGGTATGAAATTAGCCGTAATATCGTGTATTCATGGTAATTTACCGGCATTAGATGCAGTTTTAGCTGATATCACCCAACAAAAAGCTGAAAAAATCTATTGCGTTGGGGATTTAGTTGGTTATGGTCCTTATCCTAATGAAGTCGTAGAACGCATTCGCACATTAAATATTCCGACGTGTGCGGGTTGCTGGGATGAAGATGTTGTGGAAGGTCTCAATGCTTGTGAATGTAGCTATCCATCATTATTAGCCGAAAAACGCGGTATGGCAGCCCATGCATGGACAAATCAGGAAGTCACACCAGAAACACGCGAATTTTTAGCGCAATTGCCTCATAGTTTACACGAAGGTAATTTATGTTTTGTTCATGGTAGCCCTTACAGCGCTCATGAGTATTTGTTACCCGAAATGGATGCTTTTGTGGCGATGGAACGCGTACTTTCAACAGGGGCTGACGTGCTATTCTGCGGACACACTCACGTACCTTATGTGCGATCGCTTGATAATGGACAACTGCAAATTCGCATCACTAGTCCAAGTATTGATTCAGAGCAACAGCTAAATTTTACAGCGCCTTTCCAGCAAATTATAAATGTCGGTTCAGTAGGAGAACCACGCCACGGACGCCCGAATGCGACTTATGTTTTCTACGATACTGAGACGAAACAGGTGACGCTACGCGAAGTTTCCTACAATTACCAGAAAACTTGTGCAGCAATTATCGAAAAAGGTTTACCGCCTATTTTTGCTTGGCGTTTAGCAAAAGGCTTGGAATATGCGGAAAGGGCTGAAGATCCTACTCATGTGTGTGCGCGTTGAGTTATGAGTTACTGGGCAATTTTAAGTGGTGTTGAAGGTAATTTAGCGGCTTATGAAGCTGTACTTGCGGATATTAAACAAAGGGCTGTAGAAGAAATTTATATTTTAGGAGATTTGGTAGGACCGCACCCAGAATGCGAGAAATTGGTGCAGCGAGTTCAAAATCCTCGTCAGGGAGAATTGCAACCTCAAGTATGCAAAGGATGGTGGGAGGAACAATGTTTAATTTTGCATGGTGTTGGTGCAACTGGGGATGTGAGTGAATTAACTCATAAGTATGGTGCTGAAGTTATCGAGTTGTTGTGGAAATCTGTTTCTCGCCAAACAGTAGAATGGTTACGACAGCTTGATTTTGGTTTTCACGATTTAGATTGTTTATTGGTTCATGGCAGTACTTTGGGTGTGGATGATGAATTATCTCCCGAAACACCTGCACCGCAAATGCTTGATCGCCTGCTGCGTGGAGAAGCGAATACTTTATTCTGTGGGCGTTCTGGATTGGCGTTTGAGTATCAAGTGCAATCAGGTTCAATTACAGCAAGTGTGACGACATTGGACGAACAAAAATCACCGTGTGCGATCGCCGCACAACCACGCCAAGTTATTGGAGTAGGCAATGTTGGACGAGTGCCAAAAATTGCTATTTATACTTTGTTTGAACCGAACACCAATTCTGTAGAGTTTAAGACTGTTAATTATAAGGTTAAAAGAAGTGACTAGAGTATTTTACGGTAGATAACTCGCTGAAGGATATAATTTCAAAGCATTTTTGTCATCTTGCTTAAGTAGTATTTCTTTGGGATTATTTTTTCAGCTCGTTGTGTAAATCCAGGGTTTAATTGAGAATGCTTTTCATTTAACTTGCATTTTCAAGTCAACAAATCTATACTCAATTCCAAGCAGTATCAGCACTCTTCACTTTTAAATTCAAATGCTATGGCTTTTGTAACTCACATCCCGACGTCGCCTGCTAGTTGCAGCCAGTATACTTTTAGTCGTGGCGACACAATCCCATTGCAACCCAATGTACTGTTACGCATTGAGCGCGGGGCTGTACGTAGCTTAACTTGGAGTGAAGAAGGTACAACAGTAACTCTAGGCTATTGGGGTGCTGGGGATGTCGTAGGTCAACCTTTATCGAAGATTCAACCCTACCAGATTGAGTGCTTAACAAGTGTAGAGGCGACT
This genomic interval carries:
- a CDS encoding metallophosphoesterase family protein; translated protein: MKLAVISCIHGNLPALDAVLADITQQKAEKIYCVGDLVGYGPYPNEVVERIRTLNIPTCAGCWDEDVVEGLNACECSYPSLLAEKRGMAAHAWTNQEVTPETREFLAQLPHSLHEGNLCFVHGSPYSAHEYLLPEMDAFVAMERVLSTGADVLFCGHTHVPYVRSLDNGQLQIRITSPSIDSEQQLNFTAPFQQIINVGSVGEPRHGRPNATYVFYDTETKQVTLREVSYNYQKTCAAIIEKGLPPIFAWRLAKGLEYAERAEDPTHVCAR
- a CDS encoding GTP-binding protein, which gives rise to MKQLITAVAGLPGVGKTNWIRQQLTQQPTLYFSPATRIGIDQTRLAAEFPHMQFLADDQQAQLGSFLASGVNAYLELGYHLDLAQIAPILDTLNCHRVAIVPAGMQETSDWEEWADEMITGSSGAIDANSLWVANTTGHVIDPDSLEVFWYELTQGAYGTVSRAKGIFELVDGLSVYGDFVAGLQPQDFDELNLPRWLEGRPQRLSGIEVWGNQLDEAAIAQTFQDCCLSDAVIHHYQQQVKEILSQEAMV
- a CDS encoding metallophosphoesterase family protein, with protein sequence MSYWAILSGVEGNLAAYEAVLADIKQRAVEEIYILGDLVGPHPECEKLVQRVQNPRQGELQPQVCKGWWEEQCLILHGVGATGDVSELTHKYGAEVIELLWKSVSRQTVEWLRQLDFGFHDLDCLLVHGSTLGVDDELSPETPAPQMLDRLLRGEANTLFCGRSGLAFEYQVQSGSITASVTTLDEQKSPCAIAAQPRQVIGVGNVGRVPKIAIYTLFEPNTNSVEFKTVNYKVKRSD